The following proteins come from a genomic window of Astatotilapia calliptera chromosome 11, fAstCal1.2, whole genome shotgun sequence:
- the rpz5 gene encoding rapunzel 5 gives MNSVADWLVNNRDKIEKGVEIMGQASEVLAATVGQLHPVLEAVFVASAELLSNPDSKEARYLTQQFEMVNQKLEGIQDEIDKLALELQRTSMNKQNFDREAQMISQYEKFQVFVNAKPKFKEKKMEKFISHYESTDMDLNLDALYNSVTGENTSGDPMLETVVNTEQRSRRAVEDFCARLKKLFVVGIIAVMGYAALKEGGVGEEMVKKWQGRMEEVEKRMKAAVDDCTENFATQAKVDIEHLVQENPGTADQNFTNTILDALAKKYDWVNWSIRAFNDRERIFFFNWLAGKKYHGSGGANWFDLLTKNKIKIVVSFCVNPKPINKSQIQEKIEQEKLKGNMMAVALSLNKSFPNCLVHAVSHYKAVVQSTNFQEDCYYFGKHKRAYLCIHPE, from the coding sequence ATGAACAGTGTGGCAGACTGGCTCGTGAACAACAGGGACAAGATAGAGAAAGGTGTGGAGATCATGGGGCAAGCCTCTGAGGTGCTAGCTGCCACTGTGGGCCAGTTACACCCCGTCTTGGAGGCCGTGTTTGTGGCCTCAGCCGAGCTGCTCAGCAACCCGGACAGCAAAGAGGCTCGCTACTTAACTCAACAATTCGAGATGGTGAACCAGAAACTTGAAGGAATCCAAGATGAGATTGATAAACTTGCCCTGGAGCTGCAGAGGACGTCGATGAACAAGCAAAACTTTGATCGAGAGGCACAGATGATCAGCCAGTATGAGAAGTTTCAGGTCTTTGTCAACGCCAAGCCAAAGTTCAAGGAGAAGAAGATGGAGAAATTCATCAGCCATTATGAGAGCACCGATATGGATTTAAACTTGGATGCCCTCTACAATTCTGTCACTGGGGAGAACACCTCAGGAGACCCTATGCTGGAAACTGTAGTTAATACAGAGCAGAGAAGCAGAAGAGCAGTGGAGGACTTCTGTGCTCGACTGAAGAAGCTTTTTGTGGTTGGCATTATCGCTGTCATGGGTTATGCTGCCCTCAAGGAAGGAGGAGTTGGGGAGGAGATGGTGAAGAAGTGGCAAGGACgaatggaggaagtggaaaagcGAATGAAAGCAGCTGTGGATGACTGTACAGAGAACTTTGCCACACAAGCCAAGGTGGACATAGAGCATCTAGTTCAGGAGAACCCGGGCACTGCCGACCAGAACTTCACCAACACCATCTTGGATGCTCTTGCTAAGAAATACGACTGGGTGAACTGGTCCATCAGGGCCTTTAATGACCGGGAgcgcattttcttttttaactggcTAGCTGGAAAGAAGTACCATGGAAGTGGGGGAGCCAACTGGTTTGACCTTTTGACCAAGAACAAGATCAAGATTGTGGTCTCTTTCTGTGTCAACCCCAAGCCTATTAACAAGAGTCAGATCCAGGAGAAGATTGAGCAGGAGAAGTTGAAGGGGAACATGATGGCAGTTGCTCTGTCTTTGAACAAAAGCTTCCCCAACTGCCTGGTCCATGCTGTCAGCCATTACAAGGCAGTGGTGCAGTCCACCAACTTCCAAGAGGATTGTTACTACTTTGGAAAACACAAACGAGCGTACTTGTGCATTCATCCTGAGTAG
- the rpz4 gene encoding rapunzel 4 — translation MANPLQKLVSEKKDMVETVMEVFEQGAEVVASIAGDLFPVFSIAAPIVKLALDNVESKEAAFMKEQFQKVRDRLDVVSEELQRINEEIKKSGVDSTYFPVEENITNQFRKYMDILNAKPKFREVKKKLFLEHFAKTGGDKNINTLYNVVMGESFSGEPLLEIILNYEEKNRRVMEDFCARLKKLFCIALIALLGHAALKGYDEEDDLLKEWGEKMKAVQGKMNAVIEDCIVSFPKQAEEDSRRLVRDQQDLTNQQLADAMVEKLKKKYDWVGWSVRIFKSPSGLFVNKRDFQCATGKNRFQVPSSDEKLNVWVSYSSSPEPVDKSHIQQLIQSQKKLTVVGVAEFLFEKLPGDCVVHTIKSTKDLACSWSFEDELHYWEEHKNFYVCVHSA, via the coding sequence ATGGCAAATCCACTACAGAAGCTTGTGTCTGAGAAAAAGGACATGGTGGAGACAGTGATGGAAGTGTTTGAGCAAGGAGCTGAAGTGGTGGCCAGCATCGCCGGTGACCTCTTCCCCGTCTTCTCCATCGCAGCCCCGATTGTCAAGCTGGCTCTGGACAACGTGGAGAGCAAAGAGGCCGCATTCATGAAGGAGCAGTTTCAGAAGGTCAGAGATCGGCTGGATGTAGTGTCTGAGGAGCTTCAGCGGATCAACGAGGAGATCAAGAAGAGCGGAGTGGATTCTACGTACTTCCCCGTTGAGGAAAACATTACTAATCAGTTCAGGAAGTACATGGACATCCTCAACGCCAAACCTAAGTTCCGGGAAGTGAAGAAGAAGCTCTTCCTGGAGCATTTCGCCAAGACCGGAGGCGACAAAAATATTAACACCCTATACAACGTTGTGATGGGAGAAAGTTTCTCTGGGGAACCTTTGCTCGAGATCATCCTTAACTATGAGGAGAAAAATCGCCGGGTGATGGAAGACTTTTGCGCCCGTCTGAAGAAGCTCTTCTGCATTGCGCTCATTGCACTGCTGGGCCACGCTGCTCTGAAAGGATATGACGAGGAGGACGATCTTCTGAAAGAGTGGGGTGAGAAGATGAAGGCTGTCCAGGGTAAAATGAACGCTGTCATTGAAGACTGCATCGTCAGCTTCCCTAAACAAGCTGAAGAAGACTCCCGACGACTGGTGAGAGATCAGCAAGATTTAACCAACCAACAGCTAGCTGATGCTATGGTAGAGAAGCTAAAGAAGAAGTATGACTGGGTGGGCTGGTCTGTGCGTATATTTAAATCTCCTTCAGGCCTGTTTGTCAACAAGAGGGATTTCCAATGCGCAACGGGAAAGAACCGCTTCCAAGTGCCTTCATCGGATGAGAAACTGAACGTATGGGTGTCCTACAGCTCCTCGCCTGAGCCTGTGGACAAGAGCCACATCCAACAGCTGATCCAGTCTCAGAAGAAACTCACAGTGGTTGGGGTCGCTGAGTTCCTGTTCGAGAAGTTACCCGGCGACTGTGTGGTTCACACAATCAAATCCACCAAAGACCTGGCCTGCTCGTGGAGCTTCGAAGATGAACTTCACTACTGGGAGGAGCACAAAAACTTCTACGTCTGTGTTCACTCAGCTTGA